Proteins encoded together in one Penicillium digitatum chromosome 1, complete sequence window:
- a CDS encoding Protein vts1, with amino-acid sequence MASHIIGNRNSTPEASNSTLRPPSSSRNLGSHQLRASADMSGFPSPLSARSIRPSSEVFFNQQTQGQNATEDALDRAAQQWLADIDQYETTLEEMAAATLDQDFKDELSAIEQWFRVLSEAERTAALYALLQQTTQVQIRFFIQVLQQMSQGHPMSGLLSPANFGEKDAMSSRLSDAMSKLNMDTSSRNSLGRPPPSPSAKRNSVLDPSTINAMFPDAAAAIAKKKAEFTQQTGNAPPSNRNSAVFDRASFVAPTISAPDNNSDGLGQQPGSPWAQRGVSDTQPPIARPKSSSGHQPMGQFSQTSGMRPPLPQSANIPAPDIEPPLLSPYNVGNHSWASMTNTPMTATFGQQSHQNSNSHADMVANATAMKLAALSTVNNRIALDDARKYRRARSNDGQGKNAHGNPMLSQGLASPGLGGQHLVAGQLLNTQQLAALQAQQQAAMAGRRSRPTSPGIAMHGGGLAPMGFTSPQNNGFLAAYDPNNPLMGNGLGSLNIGQFGLGNEGYLSDHSEVTRGRSPRGRRGSSKPPEDPTDLALLKDIPSWLRSLRLHKYTDNLKDLQWTELVDLDDKALEDRGVNALGARNKMLKVFEQVKEARVDGKFENLV; translated from the exons ATGGCCAGTCATATCATTGGCAATCGCAACAGCACTCCCGAAGCATCAAATTCAACTCTCCGTCCGCCATCCTCATCGCGAAATCTCGGATCGCACCAGCTGCGAGCGTCGGCAGACATGTCCGGGTTTCCTTCGCCGTTGTCCGCCCGAAGCATCCGTCCATCATCGGAGGTCTTTTTCAACCAACAAACCCAAGGTCAGAATGCGACGGAAGATGCTTTGGACCGTGCCGCTCAGCAATGGCTTGCGGACATTGATCAGTACGAAACTACTTTGGAAGAAATGGCAGCTGCTACGCTTGATCAGGACTTTAAGGATGAACTCAGTGCCATCGAGCAATGGTTCCGTGTTCTGAGCGAAGCCGAGAGAACGGCGGCCCTATATGCATTGCTGCAGCAGACCACTCAGGTGCAGATCCGGTTTTTCATCCAAGTCCTGCAGCAGATGTCTCAGGGTCACCCGATGTCCGGCCTGCTCTCCCCTGCCAATTTTGGCGAAAAGG ATGCCATGTCCAGCCGTCTGAGCGATGCTATGTCGAAGCTTAATATGGATACCTCCTCCCGAAACTCCCTCGGACGACCTCCGCCATCCCCCAGCGCGAAGCGCAACTCTGTCCTCGACCCTTCTACCATCAATGCGATGTTCCCGGATGCTGCCGCGGCAATTGCAAAGAAGAAGGCGGAATTCACCCAACAGACTGGCAACGCGCCTCCGTCGAACCGCAATAGCGCAGTTTTCGACCGTGCCTCTTTCGTGGCCCCCACTATCTCGGCGCCTGACAACAATTCGGACGGCCTGGGTCAGCAGCCTGGCTCTCCGTGGGCTCAGCGTGGTGTTTCAGACACGCAGCCTCCTATCGCTCGGCCCAAGTCATCCTCCGGACACCAGCCTATGGGTCAGTTCAGCCAGACCTCTGGCATGCGCCCGCCTCTTCCCCAGAGTGCCAATATCCCTGCTCCCGATATCGAGCCCCCCCTGCTCTCGCCATACAACGTCGGAAACCACAGCTGGGCGTCGATGACCAACACTCCGATGACTGCGACTTTCGGTCAGCAATCGCACCAGAACTCCAACAGCCACGCGGATATGGTTGCCAATGCCACAGCCATGAAGCTGGCAGCTTTGTCGACGGTGAATAACCGCATCGCTCTGGATGACGCGCGCAAGTATCGCCGTGCTCGCTCCAATGATGGCCAGGGCAAAAATGCGCATGGAAACCCGATGCTCTCTCAGGGCTTGGCCAGCCCAGGCCTGGGTGGACAGCACTTGGTGGCCGGTCAGCTTCTCAACACCCAACAGCTGGCAGCCCTTCAGGCTCAGCAACAGGCGGCTATGGCGGGTAGACGATCTCGCCCAACATCGCCCGGCATTGCTATGCACGGTGGTGGCTTGGCCCCGATGGGCTTCACCTCCCCGCAGAACAATGGATTCTTGGCTGCATATGATCCTAACAACCCTCTTATGGGCAATGGATTGGGCTCTTTGAACATTGGGCAGTTTGGTCTAGGCAATGAAGGCTACCTGTCAGACCACTCGGAGGTCACGCGAGGCCGTTCTCCGCGGGGCCGCCGTGGTAGCTCCAAGCCACCCGAGGACCCCACAGACCTGGCTCTTCTGAAGGATATCCCTAGCTGGCTGCGATCCCTCAGGCTGCACAAGTATACAGACAACCTGAAGGATCTGCAGTGGACGGAACTGGTCGATCTGGACGACAAGGCCCTGGAAGATCGCGGTGTCAATGCTTTGGGTGCACGCAACAAGATGCTCAAG GTCTTTGAGCAGGTCAAGGAAGCCCGTGTCGATGGTAAATTCGAAAATCTGGTTTAA
- a CDS encoding Patatin-like serine hydrolase, putative, whose protein sequence is MTQLLQNETSHFRTSVIFNIRIQNVLNMTTEKKPAVYDPYDPACLPDYDRDFIKPGELDRFERALNAPEASPLTAINDWRPINQRVRKSRGRRKTPKRSKDETREGVLYSVLKWPFLFFVFAWLIVLSFGYVLVRVYILLYEHWVTWRGKRERLRRELSAQKNYPDWLKAARALDVHLGTEDWKKTDEYAYYDHLTVNKVVTQLKQLRKDVEWETENGRVGSSEVPAIEDLRALLEACVKNNFAGVENPRIYSETYSGTKELVQEYIDEVHACIQIVLGNKQIDKDAKYQLFKHFDTNFGRTALCLSGGATFAYYHFGVVRALLDNGVLPEIITGTSGGALVAGLVATRTDDELKQLLVPALAHRIRACHEGLATWIHRWWRTGARFDTLDWAQQCSWFCRGSMTFREAYERTGRILNVTCVPSDPHSPTILANYLTCPDCVIWSAVLASAAVPGILNPVVLMIKKRDGSLAPYSFGHKWKDGSLRTDIPIKALNLHFNVNFTIVSQVNPHINLFFFSSRGTVGRPVTHRKGRGWRGGFLGTAIEQYIKLDLNKWLRVLRHLELLPRPMGQDWSEIWLQKFSGTATIWPKTIPSDFIHILSDPNPERLARMIHVGQQSAFSKIQFIQNRLKVENVITKGLQESKAGGRALSPVLSRQVRDRENEHTDPMVERLDENLPERDGCSCKSESRFGDLSDSISQSTSSSRPQTPSSRRGSVIEEIRRQSAVFFDDADYYRDGDENAVVI, encoded by the exons ATGACTCAGCTGCTGCAAAACGAGACTAGCCATTTCC GTACCTCTGTGATTTTCAACATTCGTATTCAGAATGTGTTGAACATGACCACTGAGAAGAAACCTGCAGTGTACGACCCTTACGATCCGGCCTGTCTGCCTGACTATGACCGCGACTTCATTAAGCCCGGTGAACTTGACCGATTCGAGAGGGCGCTGAATGCCCCAGAAGCCTCTCCACTGACAGCCATCAACGACTGGCGCCCAATCAATCAACGAGTCCGCAAAAGTCGGGGCCGTCGCAAAACGCCAAAGCGGAGCAAGGATGAAACGAGGGAAGGCGTGCTATATTCTGTTTTGAAATGgcccttcctcttctttgtATTCGCGTGGCTCATAGTATTGAGCTTTGGCTATGTTCTGGTGCGCGTCTATATATTACTGTATGAGCATTGGGTTACCTGGCGGGGGAAGAGGGAAAGGCTACGCCGAGAGCTATCTGCACAGAAAAACTATCCCGATTGGTTGAAGGCGGCTCGGGCGCTGGACGTCCACCTCGGAACCGAAGATTGGAAGAAGACAGATGAATACGCCTACTACGACCATCTCACTGTCAACAAAGTGGTGACACAGCTGAAGCAGCTGAGGAAGGATGTGGAATGGGAAACGGAAAATGGTCGGGTCGGCTCCAGCGAGGTACCTGCCATTGAAGACCTTCGAGCACTTTTGGAGGCTTGCGTCAAGAACAACTTTGCCGGCGTGGAAAATCCTCGAATATACAGCGAGACCTATTCGGGGACCAAGGAGCTGGTTCAGGAGTACATCGACGAAGTGCACGCATGCATACAGATCGTCTTGGGCAATAAGCAGATTGACAAGGATGCCAAGTATCAACTTTTCAAACACTTCGACACGAACTTCGGACGCACCGCTCTTTGTCTTTCGGGGGGAGCCACATTTGCTTACTACCACTTCGGGGTTGTGAGAGCGCTGCTAGACAATGGTGTCCTCCCAGAAATCATAACTGGCACGTCAGGCGGAGCACTGGTGGCGGGTCTAGTCGCGACTCGGACAGACGATGAGCTGAAGCAGCTGCTCGTTCCAGCTTTAGCACATCGGATCCGCGCATGTCACGAAGGACTGGCAACTTGGATCCATCGATGGTGGCGAACTGGTGCTCGGTTCGATACTCTGGACTGGGCTCAGCAATGCTCCTGGTTCTGTAGAGGCTCAATGACCTTTCGTGAAGCTTACGAGCGGACTGGGCGCATTTTGAATGTCACCTGCGTGCCCTCGGATCCTCACTCACCGACTATCCTAGCCAATTATCTGACATGCCCCGATTGCGTCATCTGGAGTGCCGTACTTGCTTCGGCGGCTGTTCCAGGCATTTTAAACCCGGTTGTGTTAATGATCAAAAAGCGTGATGGATCTCTCGCTCCCTATTCGTTTGGACACAAATGGAAGGATGGTAGCCTGCGTACTGACATACCTATCAAAGCGTTGAATCTGCATTTTAATGTCAACTTTACAATCGTATCCCAG GTTAACCCTCACATCAACCTTTTCTTCTTTAGTTCTAGAGGAACAGTTGGGCGGCCAGTCACACACCGCAAGGGCCGTGGCTGGCGCGGCGGCTTCCTCGGCACTGCGATCGAACAGTACATCAAATTAGACCTCAACAAATGGCTTCGAGTTCTTCGGCACTTGGAGCTCCTTCCCCGACCTATGGGCCAAGACTGGAGCGAGATCTGGTTGCAAAAATTCAGTGGCACTGCGACGATTTGGCCAAAAACTATTCCCTCCGATTTCATCCACATTCTTTCCGATCCTAATCCTGAACGGCTCGCCCGCATGATACATGTCGGCCAGCAAAGCGCTTTCTCCAAGATTCAATTTATCCAAAATCGCCTTAAGGTCGAGAACGTGATCACGAAAGGACTCCAAGAATCTAAAGCGGGTGGACGCGCACTATCCCCGGTCCTCTCTCGTCAAGTTCGCGATCGAGAGAATGAACATACAGATCCTATGGTCGAGCGTTTAGATGAAAATCTTCCCGAGCGCGATGGTTGTAGCTGCAAGAGCGAGTCGCGTTTCGGTGACTTGTCAGATAGCATATCCCAGTCCACCAGCTCATCGCGTCCTCAGACGCCAAGTTCCCGGCGGGGAAGTGTGATCGAGGAAATTAGACGCCAGTCTGCCGTTTTCTTTGACGATGCCGACTATTATCGGGATGGGGACGAAAACGCCGTGGTCATCTGA
- a CDS encoding RNA polymerase III transcription factor TFIIIC subunit (Tfc4), putative: MSSQHYPDGILDEEMQDRESAYPEINENVQYPWQNDQSFNTGDLISSVLDPRLFGDQAPQSQPQSINQYPQDPNDGQGEVEEEQEVDGFYPDEYDSQGYPPVSYPPVPGDGEVSDEDFALSGDESESDSEEDEPAEDDDDDRSGASRRRRRGGGRFSGRYGARGGKGIKRGPRKPLEPSPEFKLLHSGATSAFIDGDYDRAIDLVMQAIQINPEIFAAHSLLSEIFLAQGENDKALAALFNGAHTRPKDPGVWIKVARLILDRAGENRQSALHDVAYCYSRILEVSPGNTNIRFQRAAIYRELGHNGRAAAEYERLLKDSPHSPRALRHLAETYIDLNDVQKAADYYADSMDHYLSLDPGDCEFTWSDLNIYVELFGYLNQPEEGLISLKILARWLLGRGEDSVWDSHEDDDREWDADDSPRRIKTDGFLPGQWPRESYGLGLPLELRIKMGVFRLKVGDKHHSEALHHFEWLNPEDDSEGARIFDYGDLFREVADALKQAGLFEEALRYYTPIQQTAEHADISFFMAMAECYMQMGKMEDAESCYLLVAEHDASHMESRVLLAKLYESLGMNEQAMKYVGEAVLIGRQENRSRGRRKDTRLEQLAIEFKMAGSGPLRSIAPKPTQAATLMNATPSVPGKGRAQAGEGTRTDDIQFLYSKLLELNPQVKDGVPAATEDWLDIADALLRDFRNNRAFYPMDRSIAFRGYSTGANPKNQTKNGAMMDEMQQMAGRLQETLGDILEEPLQGSIPTDYHGIPFDEWLDIFLQYALLVAEQGEPEEAYETLDSAAIASIWLHSKPKSRLIHVCWFTCALRARDEETLANEARWFIKEYQFVTDTYRLFSMLGHLCGDPHRSLFHSSGNMKFMLRQIKAIDFTMPQDTPRPIRHSVWKERATLSTRDEAGEPITAKSLDIALLVLYGHMLYSGNSFYPALNYFFRAYALDDQNPAVLLSIALSFIHHSLKRQSENRHYLIMQGLSFMHEYRLVREKPGTLLAEKQEMEFNFARVWHSLGLAHLAIEKYDRVLKLGQQIQEQAKLKSSLKQTSATDNAEVIMGDNGKPQETSSPTGQHFVEDFSREAAYALQCIHVLSGNAKLAKAVTEKWLVI, encoded by the exons ATGAGTTCCCAGCATTACCCGGACGGGATTTTGGATGAGGAAATGCAAGACAGAGAGTCGGCATATCCGGAGATCAATGAGAATGTTCAATATCCATGGCAAAATGATCAATCTTTTAATACCGGGGATTTGATTTCCTCGGTGCTTGATCCTCGTTTGTTTGGGGACCAAGCCCCACAAAGTCAACCTCAAAGCATCAATCAATATCCTCAAGACCCAAACGATGGCCAAGGCGAAgttgaagaagagcaagaggTTGATGGATTTTACCCAGATGAATATGATAGTCAAGGGTATCCCCCAGTGTCGTATCCTCCCGTGCCTGGGGACGGGGAAGTATCGGACGAGGACTTTGCCCTATCCGGAGACGAGAGCGAGAG TGAttcggaagaagacgaaccagcggaggatgatgacgatgatcgTTCAGGCGCCAGCAGGCGCCGTCGTCGTGGAGGTGGACGATTTTCCGGAAGATATGGCGCTCGCGGTGGAAAGGGCATCAAAAGAGGACCACGCAAACCTCTAGAGCCCAGTCCAGAATTTAAACTTCTTCATTCGGGGGCTACCTCTGCCTTCATTGATGGAGACTATGACCGAGCCATTGATCTAGTGATGCAGGCGATTCAGATCAATCCTGAGATTTTTGCTGCCCACTCTTTGCTCTCGGAAATCTTCCTTGCACAAGGAGAAAACGATAAAGCCTTGGCAGCTCTTTTCAATGGAGCTCATACAAGACCGAAAGATCCCGGTGTCTGGATCAAAGTTGCTCGGCTCATCTTGGATCGCGCCGGAGAGAATCGACAGTCCGCATTGCATGATGTTGCTTATTGTTACAGTCGCATCCTCGAGGTCAGTCCTGGCAACACCAACATTCGGTTTCAGAGAGCAGCGATCTATCGTGAGCTAGGTCACAATGGCCGAGCCGCAGCTGAGTATGAGAGACTACTCAAGGACTCTCCACACAGTCCCAGAGCACTGCGCCATCTTGCAGAAACGTACATTGATCTCAATGACGTACAAAAAGCAGCAGATTATTATGCGGACAGCATGGACCACTACCTATCTCTCGACCCTGGGGACTGTGAGTTCACTTGGTCGGATCTCAATATCTATGTTGAGCTTTTTGGCTATCTCAATCAACCCGAAGAAGGACTTATCTCTTTGAAAATACTTGCACGTTGGCTTCTAGGTCGCGGAGAAGACTCAGTGTGGGACAGTCACGAGGATGACGACAGAGAATGGGACGCTGATGATTCACCTCGGCGCATCAAAACCGATGGTTTCCTACCCGGTCAGTGGCCTCGAGAGTCGTACGGGCTTGGTCTTCCGCTAGAACTTCGTATAAAAATGGGGGTTTTCCGCCTAAAAGTGGGCGACAAGCATCACAGCGAGGCGTTG CATCACTTTGAATGGCTTAACCCAGAAGACGACTCTGAAGGTGCCCGGATCTTCGATTATGGTGATCTTTTTAGGGAAGTGGCAGATGCTCTAAAACAAGCCGGTCTCTTCGAAGAAGCACTCCGATATTATACACCCATCCAGCAGACCGCTGAGCATGCCGATATCAGCTTCTTTATGGCCATGGCTGAATGCTACATGCAGATGGGTAAGATGGAAGATGCCGAAAGCTGTTATCTACTTGTAGCGGAACATGATGCTAGTCACATGGAGTCGCGTGTACTACTAGCCAAGCTCTATGAGAGTCTCGGGATGAACGAACAGGCTATGAAATATGTCGGTGAGGCAGTCCTGATCGGTCGACAAGAAAATCGCAGTcggggaagaagaaaggacACCAGACTTGAACAGCTCGCCATAGAGTTCAAAATGGCTGGATCGGGACCCCTGCGGTCGATTGCACCCAAACCTACACAGGCAGCAACACTAATGAACGCAACTCCTTCGGTTCCTGGCAAAGGGCGGGCGCAAGCTGGCGAAGGTACTCGGACAGATGATATTCAATTCTTGTATTCGAAGTTGTTGGAGTTGAATCCCCAAGTCAAAGACGGCGTCCCTGCAGCAACTGAAGATTGGCTAGACATTGCTGATGCTCTATTGCGAGATTTCCGGAACAATCGGGCATTTTATCCGATGGATCGAAGTATTGCCTTTAGGGGATATTCGACTGGTGCGAACCCCAAGAACCAGACCAAAAATGGCGCAATGATGGATGAAATGCAGCAAATGGCGGGCCGTCTTCAAGAAACTTTGG GAGATATCTTAGAGGAGCCCTTGCAGGGTTCCATTCCTACCGATTACCATGGAATACCATTTGATGAGTGGCTTGACATCTTCCTGCAGTACGCTCTACTTGTAGCAGAACAAGGCGAGCCAGAAGAAGCCTATGAGACCCTTGATTCTGCGGCGATTGCAAGCATCTGGTTGCACTCCAAGCCCAAGTCGCGATTGATTCATGTTTGCTGGTTCA CATGCGCTCTCCGTGCACGGGATGAAGAGACATTGGCCAATGAAGCCCGCTGGTTTATCAAAGAATACCAGTTTGTCACCGACACTTATCGGCTTTTCTCTATGTTGGGCCACCTCTGTGGCGACCCTCACCGATCCCTTTTCCATTCCTCTGGAAACATGAAATTCATGCTTCGCCAAATCAAGGCAATAGACTTTACCATGCCACAAGATACCCCTCGACCCATCCGGCATTCTGTCTGGAAAGAGCGCGCCACTCTATCCACACGAGATGAAGCCGGTGAACCTATCACCGCGAAATCGTTAGACATTGCTCTTCTTGTGCTCTACGGCCACATGCTGTACTCAGGAAACAGTTTCTACCCCGCGCTAAACTATTTCTTCCGAGCATACGCTCTAGACGACCAAAACCCGGCCGTTCTCCTCTCCATCGCACTCTCCTTCATCCATCACTCTCTCAAACGACAATCCGAGAATCGTCACTACCTTATTATGCAAGGACTATCCTTTATGCATGAATACCGGCTGGTTCGTGAAAAGCCTGGAACTCTTCTAGCCGAAAAACAGGAGATGGAATTCAACTTTGCTCGTGTCTGGCACTCGCTTGGTCTGGCCCACCTTGCCATCGAGAAGTATGACCGTGTGTTGAAACTCGGTCAGCAGATTCAGGAACAGGCCAAATTGAAATCATCTCTAAAACAGACATCTGCAACAGACAATGCTGAAGTGATTATGGGTGATAATGGCAAACCACAGGAGACTTCGTCGCCCACTGGTCAGCATTTTGTTGAGGATTTCTCGCGCGAGGCTGCCTATGCGCTGCAGTGTATTCATGTTCTCAGCGGCAACGCAAAGTTGGCGAAGGCTGTTACAGAAAAATGGCTTGTCATCTGA
- a CDS encoding Sucrose/H+ symporter, plant — protein MSAENTPRVGTHSSSQIESPAELLPITSANSNSPTVQELGEGEKGHDVNIQSSTEVSVGNHKYWKRFVDVVSWTPSRCRWNTENPRKFGLPLNVLFAFSGTVTVANLYYSHPILDVLAQFFNVSHERASLIPTCSQAGYATGLIFLCPLGDLVRRRHFVLLLTLLTAALWIGVCITNSFEVFLVLSYLSSITTVTPQIMLPLVGDLVPPARRATALSIVSSGLVLGLLFARLLSGIVAEYSFWRNIYWLSLGLQFLIFALLWLFMPDYPSTNTNISYFKILYSIIGYYWKSPVLVQATLMGFFLSATFTSFWTTLTFLLSGDPYHYPTVIIGLFSLAGLTPMFLGPLFSRYMIDQFVPQFSILISFGILIVGVSIGTYTGTFSVAGPIIQAALQDFGLQMSQIANRVSIYSVAPKARNRINTGYMMGVFCGQLMGTSVGNRLYSQGGWILSGSVNLAFLGAALLICLLRGPAEKGWVGWHGGIRIRRTE, from the exons ATGTCTGCAGAAAACACCCCAAGAGTGGGAACCCATTCCAGCTCTCAAATTGAAAGTCCCGCAGAACTGCTGCCGATTACCTCGGCAAATTCCAACTCCCCGACGGTTCAGGAGCTTGGCGAGGGCGAAAAAGGGCATGATGTCAATATTCAAAGCTCGACAGAAGTTTCAGTAGGGAACCACAAGTATTGGAAACGCTTTGTCGATGTCGTTTCGTGGACACCGTCGCGATGTCGATGGAACACAGAGAATCCGAGGAAATTCGGCTTGCCTTTGAACGTCCTGTTCGCATTCTCGGGAACTGTCACG GTTGCCAATCTATACTATTCACATCCCATTCTTGATGTCCTTGCCCAATTCTTCAATGTCTCGCATGAGCGAGCCTCATTGATCCCGACCTGCAGTCAGGCTGGATATGCGACGGGATTAATCTTTCTTTGTCCCCTTGGGGACTTAGTTCGGAGAAGACACTTTGTTCTGCTGTTGACGCTTCTTACTGCGGCATTGTGGATTGGTGTCTGTATCACCAATTCATTCGAGGTATTCCTTGTTCTAAGTTATCTGTCGTCGATCACGACTGTTACTCCA CAAATCATGCTCCCTCTCGTCGGAGATCTCGTGCCCCCAGCTCGTCGTGCAACGGCCCTGTCAATCGTGTCTTCAGGGCTCGTTCTGGGCCTTCTCTTCGCTCGCCTGCTTTCGGGTATAGTCGCGGAATACTCATTCTGGCGAAATATTTATTGGCTGTCACTAGGCCTCCAATTCCTCATATTTGCCCTTTTATGGCTGTTCATGCCGGACTACCCATCAACAAACACCAACATCTCCTACTTCAAGATCCTGTATTCCATCATCGGATACTACTGGAAATCCCCAGTGCTAGTCCAGGCAACTCTCATGGGCTTTTTCCTTTCAGCCACATTCACCAGTTTCTGGACAACACTTACCTTCCTGCTATCTGGGGATCCCTACCACTACCCAACCGTAATAATCGGACTCTTTTCTCTAGCAGGTCTTACACCCATGTTCCTGGGCCCGCTCTTCTCGCGCTACATGATCGACCAATTTGTACCGCAGTTTTCCATACTGATCAGTTTTGGCATATTGATCGTCGGCGTCAGCATCGGTACCTATACAGGCACGTTTAGTGTTGCGGGCCCAATTATCCAGGCTGCGTTGCAGGATTTTGGCCTGCAGATGAGTCAAATTGCCAATCGTGTTTCAATCTACAGTGTTGCACCCAAGGCGCGGAATCGGATTAACACGGGATACATGATGGGCGTGTTCTGTGGTCAGCTTATGGGGACCTCTGTTGGAAATCGTCTTTACAGTCAAGGGGGATGGATTCTGTCGGGCAGTGTCAATCTAGCGTTTCTTGGGGCGGCGCTGCTTATCTGTCTTCTTCGTGGTCCGGCTGAGAAGGGATGGGTTGGGTGGCATGGTGGCATTCGTATCCGACGAACAGAGTGA
- a CDS encoding Transmembrane protein 93: MAPTKQELSLLITPLVPEAVQHNNRILSSLHSLASFLLGLSAGILALQSGYGFAFYFLGTILVSGLFHAVLIHRSGGAGAGSFFPGSNPGEVEGVIEMDEKSKAVRMQLGGKAGPKKILRKGAWRDLWFGGGVMSEALSGFVLGWAGVGGVLR; this comes from the exons ATGGCACCAACAAAGCAGGAGCTCTCCCTGCTAATTACCCCGTTGGTCCCAGAGGCCGTCCAGCACAACAACCGC ATTCTCTCCTCCCTCCACAGCCTAGCCTCCTTCCTCCTCGGCCTATCTGCCGGAATCCTAGCCCTTCAATCAGGCTACGGCTTCGCCTTCTACTTCCTTGGCACGATCCTGGTATCAGGGCTCTTCCACGCGGTGCTGATCCACCGCTCCGGTGGTGCAGGTGCCGGCTCCTTCTTCCCCGGTAGTAACCCTGGCGAGGTCGAGGGTGTCATTGAGATGGATGAGAAGAGTAAGGCTGTGCGCATGCAGCTTGGTGGGAAGGCTGGTCCGAAGAAGATTCTCCGTAAGGGTGCGTGGAGGGATCTTTGgtttggtggtggtgttaTGAGTGAGGCGCTTAGTGGGTTTGTTCTTGGATGGGCGGGTGTTGGGGGTGTCTTGAGGTGA